The following DNA comes from Anaerostipes rhamnosivorans.
AAAGAGATTCCGGATTGTCAAACTGAATCTGAAAATCCTTAGGTATCGTATAATCTGCGATTCCAAGCTCATAATAACCAGGACGGGAATAAAATAAAAAATACCCGTTTTCCGGTGCTGATACGTTTTGATATAAAGTACAGTGTCCATGGGAGGACGGCTGAAATGAAAGCTGGTTCAGCACTTCCTCCCGGAAAGCTTTACTGGAGGTTATGGTCATTTCATAGATTCCTTTCCGAGTTATTTTATTGGGTGTCAGATTTATTCAAATGGATGAATAAAATAAAAATCAATTGAAAAGCGAGTACGGGTTAGGTACAATACGTTGCGAGGTCGTTAGGTAGGACTAACCAAAGATAGTATACAGGAAGAAAGGGTAAAAGTACAATGAGAACGCAAAAATCAAGGTTAATTACAGTCATTTTAGTTATGGCAGCCCTGGCAGCATTGCTGGCGGGATGCTCAGGTGAAAAAGATCAGACAGATAAAAAAGAGGAATCAAAAACCATCACTGTGACAGATGCCAAAGGAAAGGTTGAAATACCTGCAGATCCAAAGAGAATCGTTGATATCAGCGGAAACAGTGATATACTCTCAATTCTCGGTTATTCTGTAGTCGGAACCGCCAACTCAGATGCGTATGACTATACAAAGTTCCCATCCTATTTAGAAAAGAAGCTTTCCGGTGCTGAGATCCTGGGCTACAGTATGCAGGACAAAATGGACGTTGAGAAGATTCTTGCTTTAAAGCCTGACCTGATTATTATTTCCTCAGTTCAGGAAAAAATGTATCAGCAGCTTTCCAAAGCGGCTCCTACAGTTATGCTGAAGCTGGCTCAGACAGACTGGAAAGAAGATGTGCTCAAGGTAGCCGATATCATGCAGAAAAAAGAGAAAGCCGAAGCATGGCTTGCAGACTATAAGAAAAAAGCCCGGGAAAAGGGACAAGAAATCAAAAAATCCTACGGAAAGAATAAAAGCTACCTTTCCATCCTTGCCAGTGGAGGCCAAATCTTTGTGTATGACAAGGCCGGGATCGGAAGTATCTTATATGAAGATATGGGATTAAAAAGACCGAAGGGACTGCCGGAGCAGAAGGATATCAGTCTTCCGGTAGTATCCTATGAAGGGCTGGCGTCCATTGAGGCAGATTATATTCTTGCCATAGGAACCAAAGATGATATGGCCGCGTTAAAGAAAAACTCTGTGTGGAAAGAACTTCCTGCCGTGAAGAAGGGACATGTGGCAGAGCTTCCCGCAAGCCCTTACTTTAACCAGGGATACAGTTCCATTGGGCGTCTCTCATTTTTGGATGAAGTGAACGGTTTAATGGAGAAGATGAATGAGTAAAAGGGTTTCTGTGTTTACCGCAGTTTCCGTTATCCTTTTGATAACTGTAGTGCTGCTGGCTGTTTCCTTTGGAGCAGAGAGGCTGCCGTTTGAAACGGTGGCCTCGGCGCTCTTTAAAGGTGGGGATTCACTGGATATAAAATTGATCAGGGAAGTCAGGCTGCCTAGGGCCATCGCCGCTGTATTGACAGGAGGGATGCTTGCCAGTGCGGGCGCTGTGATGCAGGGAGTGACCAGGAATCCTCTGGCCGAGCCGTCCATCATGGGAATGACGCAGGGGGCGTCCCTGGCTGTGGCAGCTGCAAGTGTAATACCGGCAGTATCCGGTCTTTTTGGTTTGACAGCATCGGCCCTTATTGGTGCTTTTCTCGGCGGGATTCTTGTGCTTGGATTTTGCCTGCGAACGACAAATTTAAGTGTCTCAAGGCTTCTGCTGGCGGGGACAGCCCTGGGAACTTTTTTTCTATCGTTATCCTCCCTGATTGGGATTCTGGGAAATCGTTCACAGGAGCTTGCGTTTTGGGTAGCGGGAGGATTTAAGTCCATCACATGGGGTCATGTGTGGCTTTTACTATTTGCAGGAGGGATTTCTTTGATTCTGTTTTTCTTTCTGGCAGGCAGCATTAACATCCTGAGCCTTGGAGATGAGGCGGCCACAGGACTGGGTGTCCGTCCTGAAAGGATCAGGCTTTGGTCGATTCTTCTGCTGATTCCGGTTTGTGCCGTCTGTGTGGCCAGCGCAGGAAATATTGCCTTTGTTGGATTGGTCATTCCCCACATGATAAGAAAGATATTCGACAATGACTACAGAAGAATGATACCGTTGTCTTTCTTAGGCGGAAGTGTGCTGATGGTATGGGCGGACCTGGCCGCGCGTCTGGCAAACCAGCCATATGAGACTCCGGTAGGGCTGTTTACCTCTATATTAGGTGTGCCAGTATTTCTGTGGCTGATTAGAAAGGAGC
Coding sequences within:
- a CDS encoding ABC transporter substrate-binding protein — encoded protein: MRTQKSRLITVILVMAALAALLAGCSGEKDQTDKKEESKTITVTDAKGKVEIPADPKRIVDISGNSDILSILGYSVVGTANSDAYDYTKFPSYLEKKLSGAEILGYSMQDKMDVEKILALKPDLIIISSVQEKMYQQLSKAAPTVMLKLAQTDWKEDVLKVADIMQKKEKAEAWLADYKKKAREKGQEIKKSYGKNKSYLSILASGGQIFVYDKAGIGSILYEDMGLKRPKGLPEQKDISLPVVSYEGLASIEADYILAIGTKDDMAALKKNSVWKELPAVKKGHVAELPASPYFNQGYSSIGRLSFLDEVNGLMEKMNE
- a CDS encoding FecCD family ABC transporter permease; protein product: MSKRVSVFTAVSVILLITVVLLAVSFGAERLPFETVASALFKGGDSLDIKLIREVRLPRAIAAVLTGGMLASAGAVMQGVTRNPLAEPSIMGMTQGASLAVAAASVIPAVSGLFGLTASALIGAFLGGILVLGFCLRTTNLSVSRLLLAGTALGTFFLSLSSLIGILGNRSQELAFWVAGGFKSITWGHVWLLLFAGGISLILFFFLAGSINILSLGDEAATGLGVRPERIRLWSILLLIPVCAVCVASAGNIAFVGLVIPHMIRKIFDNDYRRMIPLSFLGGSVLMVWADLAARLANQPYETPVGLFTSILGVPVFLWLIRKEQSR